A stretch of the Bacillus anthracis str. Vollum genome encodes the following:
- the fliN gene encoding flagellar motor switch protein FliN translates to MKHEVSPVSLMELEDFAGKRNEASKAHIDTVSDISIELGVKLGKASITLGDVKQLKVGDVLEVEKNLGHKVDVYLSNMKVGIGEAIVMDEKFGIIISEIEADKKQAALMKAQSQMQDKE, encoded by the coding sequence ATGAAACATGAAGTATCTCCTGTGTCATTAATGGAATTAGAAGATTTTGCAGGAAAGCGAAACGAAGCAAGTAAAGCACATATTGATACTGTTTCAGATATTTCGATTGAACTTGGTGTAAAGCTTGGAAAGGCATCTATTACGCTTGGTGACGTGAAGCAATTAAAAGTTGGCGATGTTCTGGAAGTAGAGAAAAACTTAGGACATAAAGTAGATGTATATTTAAGTAATATGAAAGTCGGCATCGGGGAAGCGATCGTAATGGACGAGAAGTTCGGTATTATTATTTCTGAAATTGAAGCTGACAAGAAGCAAGCTGCGCTTATGAAAGCGCAAAGTCAAATGCAAGATAAAGAGTAG
- a CDS encoding flagellar type III secretion system pore protein FliP — MRIKKQLSLLAVIFVFSIVFSIIFVNPAYAAQNGFINFENGKEFTSNSSVQLFALVTLLSLSSSIVLLFTHFTYFMIVLGITRQGLGVMNLPPNQVLVGLALFLSLFTMQPVLGQLKSDVWDPMTKEKITVSQAAETTAPIMKEYMSKHTYKHDLKMMLKVRGEELPKDLKDLSLFTLVPSFTLTQIQKGLLTGMFIYLAFVFIDLIISTLLMYLGMMMVPPMILSLPFKILIFVYLGGYTKIVDIMFKTVA, encoded by the coding sequence ATGAGAATAAAGAAACAGTTATCGTTATTAGCCGTTATTTTCGTATTTTCTATCGTTTTTTCAATTATTTTTGTAAATCCAGCGTATGCAGCCCAAAACGGTTTTATTAATTTCGAAAATGGAAAAGAGTTTACGAGTAACTCAAGTGTACAGTTATTTGCGCTCGTTACCCTTTTATCATTATCTTCATCTATCGTTCTATTATTTACACATTTTACTTATTTTATGATCGTTCTTGGGATTACACGTCAAGGACTTGGGGTAATGAATTTACCGCCGAACCAAGTACTTGTTGGACTTGCCTTATTTTTATCACTCTTTACGATGCAGCCTGTTCTTGGGCAGCTAAAGAGCGATGTGTGGGATCCGATGACAAAAGAGAAAATAACAGTAAGTCAAGCTGCGGAAACGACAGCGCCGATTATGAAAGAGTATATGTCAAAGCATACGTATAAGCATGATTTAAAAATGATGCTGAAAGTGCGCGGAGAAGAGTTGCCGAAAGATTTAAAGGATCTATCCTTATTTACGCTCGTACCATCCTTTACGTTAACGCAAATTCAAAAGGGATTGTTAACAGGGATGTTCATTTATTTAGCGTTTGTATTTATAGATTTGATTATTAGTACACTGTTAATGTACCTCGGGATGATGATGGTACCGCCGATGATTTTAAGTTTACCATTTAAAATACTCATTTTCGTATATTTAGGTGGATATACAAAAATCGTCGACATTATGTTTAAAACGGTCGCCTGA
- a CDS encoding flagellar biosynthetic protein FliQ: MNTSPIIDIFQTFFYKGVMILMPVAGVSMIVVIIIAVIMAMMQIQEQTLTFLPKMASIVLVIIILGPWMFQELTTLILDLFDKIPSLLRSY; encoded by the coding sequence ATGAATACGTCACCAATTATAGATATTTTTCAAACCTTTTTTTATAAAGGGGTTATGATTTTAATGCCGGTTGCCGGCGTTAGTATGATTGTCGTTATTATCATCGCTGTCATTATGGCGATGATGCAAATTCAAGAGCAAACGCTGACGTTTTTACCGAAAATGGCGAGTATTGTACTCGTTATTATCATTTTAGGTCCGTGGATGTTTCAAGAGTTAACGACGCTTATTTTAGATTTATTTGATAAAATTCCATCGCTATTGCGTTCGTACTAA
- a CDS encoding flagellar biosynthetic protein FliR encodes MNMELWAATFFAFCRITSFLYFLPFFSGRSIPAMAKVTFGLALSITVADQVDVSHIKTVWDVAAYAGTQIVIGLSLSKIVEMLWNIPKMAGHILDFDIGLSQASLFDVNAGSQSTLLSTIFDIFFLIIFISLGGINYFVATILKSFQYTEAISKLLTTSFLDSLLATLLFAITSAVEIALPLMGSLFIINFVLILIAKNAPQLNVFMNAYVIKITCGILFIAMSVPMLGYVFKNMTDVLLEEYTKLFNFFLTK; translated from the coding sequence ATGAATATGGAATTATGGGCGGCGACGTTTTTTGCGTTTTGCCGCATTACTTCATTTTTATATTTTTTACCGTTTTTCTCAGGTCGATCCATTCCAGCAATGGCGAAGGTTACATTTGGACTTGCTCTTTCCATTACAGTGGCCGATCAAGTTGATGTCTCTCACATAAAGACAGTTTGGGACGTTGCAGCATATGCAGGAACGCAAATTGTAATTGGACTATCGCTTTCAAAAATTGTAGAAATGCTGTGGAACATTCCAAAAATGGCCGGGCATATTTTAGACTTTGATATCGGTTTATCACAAGCAAGTTTGTTTGATGTAAACGCAGGTTCACAGTCTACTTTACTATCAACCATTTTTGATATATTTTTTCTCATTATTTTTATTTCACTTGGCGGCATTAATTATTTCGTTGCCACGATTTTAAAGTCGTTTCAATATACAGAGGCGATTTCAAAATTGCTGACGACTAGTTTTTTAGATAGTCTACTCGCAACGTTATTATTTGCGATCACATCAGCGGTTGAAATTGCTCTTCCGCTCATGGGAAGTTTGTTCATCATTAACTTTGTTTTAATTTTAATCGCAAAAAACGCTCCGCAATTAAACGTTTTTATGAATGCGTATGTTATTAAAATTACATGTGGTATTTTGTTTATTGCGATGAGTGTACCGATGCTCGGTTATGTGTTTAAAAATATGACGGACGTATTGCTTGAGGAATATACGAAACTATTTAACTTTTTCTTAACGAAGTAG
- the flhB gene encoding flagellar type III secretion system protein FlhB yields the protein MAKDNKTEKATPQKRKKSREEGNIARSKDLNNLFSILVLAVVVYFFGDWLGFEIANSVSVLFDQIGKNTDSTEYFYMMGILLLKVSAPILILVYAFHLFNYMIQVGFLFSSKVIKPKASRINPKNYFTRLFSRKSLVDILKSLFYMGLIGYVAYVLFKKNLEKIVSMIGFNWTASLTEIIRQIKFIFLAILIILIVLSIIDFIYQKWEYEQDIKMKKEEVKQEHKDNEGDPQVKGKRKNFMHAILQGTIAKKMDGATFIVNNPTHISVVLRYNKHVDAAPIVVAKGEDELALYIRTLAREQEIPMVENRPLARSLYYQVEEDETIPEDLYVAVIEVMRYLIQTNELEV from the coding sequence ATGGCAAAGGATAATAAAACAGAAAAGGCCACCCCGCAGAAGCGTAAGAAATCGCGTGAAGAAGGGAATATTGCCCGGAGTAAAGATTTAAATAATTTATTTTCTATTCTTGTATTAGCAGTTGTCGTTTACTTTTTTGGAGATTGGCTAGGATTTGAGATTGCCAATTCTGTATCGGTGCTGTTTGATCAAATTGGAAAAAATACAGATTCAACCGAGTATTTTTATATGATGGGGATTTTACTACTAAAAGTATCAGCTCCGATATTAATACTCGTATACGCTTTTCATTTATTCAATTATATGATTCAAGTTGGTTTCTTATTTTCTTCTAAAGTTATTAAGCCGAAAGCATCACGTATTAACCCAAAAAACTATTTTACGAGACTGTTTAGTCGTAAAAGTTTAGTAGATATTTTGAAATCACTGTTTTATATGGGATTAATCGGTTACGTTGCTTACGTGCTATTTAAAAAGAATTTAGAGAAAATCGTGAGTATGATTGGATTTAACTGGACTGCGTCACTTACTGAAATTATTAGGCAAATTAAATTTATCTTCTTAGCTATTTTAATTATATTAATTGTTCTTTCTATTATTGATTTCATTTATCAAAAGTGGGAGTACGAACAAGATATTAAGATGAAAAAAGAAGAAGTAAAACAAGAGCATAAAGATAATGAAGGGGACCCGCAAGTAAAGGGGAAACGAAAAAACTTTATGCACGCCATATTGCAAGGAACAATTGCGAAGAAGATGGATGGTGCAACGTTTATTGTAAACAACCCAACTCATATTTCGGTCGTACTTCGGTACAATAAACACGTTGATGCAGCACCAATTGTCGTTGCAAAAGGGGAAGATGAACTCGCATTATATATACGAACGCTTGCCCGTGAACAAGAAATACCAATGGTGGAAAACCGTCCGCTTGCTCGTTCTTTATATTATCAAGTCGAGGAAGATGAGACGATTCCAGAAGATTTATACGTAGCTGTAATTGAAGTTATGCGCTATTTAATTCAAACGAACGAACTTGAAGTATAA